In a single window of the Candidatus Stygibacter australis genome:
- a CDS encoding Na/Pi cotransporter family protein, with translation MIGTILQILGSLGMFLYGMRIMSDGIQKAAGDRLQSILNYMARNRYTAVLTGFMITAMIQSSSATTVMVVSFANAALLSLHQAIGVIMGANIGTTVTTWIVSFFGFKFKIDSIAIPIIGIGFPFFLSRSKTKRDYGEILVGFGLLFLGLSFLKDSVPNIQDNPHILEFLNNYTGLGFWSFVIFVIVGSVLTMVVQSSSAAMAVTVTMAFMGWIDYPTACAIVLGENIGTTITANLAAVGTSVNAKRAARAHFLFNLFGVLWIMLFFKQFLVLVDWASPFWERTDMHHLPLKLALFHTLFNLTNTLICLPLIGVIAKIVSKWLPEKEESSLLPYKLQYISTGVQDTAQLNLLNAKLEIESMTEVTEKMFNIFLDLYQNPQKKLGTLIEEMSNLEELTDQMQEQITYYLVECTKEDLNESSLMNVNAMLRIINELENIGDSCMKLTYLLQRRYDRKIALHHNADVEILDFSKMVIEFMALNKEQMNRHMEQRVLELAFKLEKKINSSRDELKKASQKRLQAGAEVQGELLYMDLLKHFEHIGDNSLNIAQALRKIN, from the coding sequence ATGATAGGTACAATATTACAGATATTAGGATCACTGGGGATGTTTCTCTATGGAATGAGAATCATGTCAGATGGGATCCAGAAGGCAGCTGGTGACCGATTGCAGAGCATTTTGAACTATATGGCACGAAATCGATATACCGCTGTACTCACGGGATTTATGATTACAGCAATGATCCAGTCATCATCTGCGACCACAGTGATGGTGGTGAGTTTTGCCAATGCTGCTTTATTGAGTCTGCATCAGGCAATTGGCGTGATCATGGGAGCGAATATTGGAACTACGGTGACTACGTGGATAGTATCATTTTTTGGTTTTAAATTTAAGATAGATTCTATTGCAATACCTATAATCGGGATCGGGTTCCCCTTTTTCCTGAGTCGCAGTAAAACTAAAAGAGATTATGGCGAGATCCTGGTCGGATTTGGATTGCTGTTCCTGGGATTAAGTTTTCTCAAGGATTCAGTACCTAATATTCAGGATAATCCTCATATTCTGGAATTTCTGAATAATTATACAGGTCTGGGTTTCTGGTCATTTGTGATCTTTGTGATAGTGGGATCAGTACTTACGATGGTGGTTCAATCGTCATCAGCAGCGATGGCAGTGACGGTGACCATGGCATTTATGGGGTGGATAGATTATCCAACTGCCTGTGCGATAGTGCTGGGAGAGAATATTGGAACTACCATTACAGCAAATCTGGCAGCAGTGGGAACTTCGGTAAATGCCAAACGGGCGGCGAGGGCGCATTTTCTCTTCAACTTGTTTGGAGTGCTTTGGATAATGCTGTTCTTTAAGCAGTTCCTGGTTCTGGTGGATTGGGCTAGTCCGTTCTGGGAGAGAACAGATATGCATCATTTGCCCTTGAAGCTGGCTCTTTTCCACACACTTTTCAATTTAACAAATACCCTTATCTGTCTTCCTTTGATCGGAGTAATTGCTAAAATAGTGAGTAAATGGCTGCCGGAAAAGGAAGAAAGTTCGCTATTACCTTATAAACTGCAATATATCTCAACAGGGGTGCAGGATACGGCACAATTGAATCTTTTGAATGCCAAGCTTGAGATAGAATCGATGACAGAAGTAACTGAAAAGATGTTTAATATTTTTCTTGATCTATATCAGAATCCGCAGAAAAAACTGGGAACATTGATAGAAGAGATGAGTAATCTGGAAGAATTGACCGATCAGATGCAGGAACAGATAACCTATTATCTGGTGGAATGCACCAAGGAAGATCTAAACGAAAGCTCGCTGATGAATGTGAATGCCATGCTGAGGATCATCAATGAGCTGGAGAATATAGGTGACAGCTGCATGAAGCTTACTTACCTCCTGCAGAGACGTTATGACCGCAAGATAGCTTTGCATCATAATGCTGATGTGGAAATTCTTGATTTCAGTAAGATGGTGATAGAATTTATGGCATTAAATAAGGAGCAGATGAATCGACATATGGAGCAGCGAGTACTGGAACTTGCCTTTAAGCTTGAGAAAAAGATCAATAGTAGTCGTGACGAATTAAAGAAGGCATCCCAGAAGCGCCTGCAGGCTGGTGCAGAAGTTCAGGGAGAATTATTATATATGGATCTGCTTAAGCATTTTGAGCATATAGGAGATAATTCCTTAAATATTGCTCAGGCTTTGCGGAAAATAAATTAG